A window of Pirellula sp. SH-Sr6A contains these coding sequences:
- a CDS encoding sensor histidine kinase, with translation MPNAIHWSKLARPQSILRQFLIPILLAVLLTGVGVASVSKWAADRASRQSSATRMRNMGELIVQAPFPKTGNVLEQLHDLTGLEFAWFRSDPSSPKEGDKGDAWILLESTLVLESDDEAWVRKSLRSPIRVGMPSHSNRFLCEGTLTGESVRLLTVATYSERLLVIEPARQRGDGWMIFALPLITGLLSSIGIAIVAAWTASRLSDRIEDLRSEVAGIAEGEFEHPPATGPEDDIWMLQTSIHRMGEQLEESQNQIARNERSRLIHMLGSGLAHELRNHLTGARLALQTISTEDPNHETLGIALKQLDLAESQIKRLLAVRSPAGGLSSGPMAVEEINRTVAELVGPMAMHRYVSLDVFPPFDDNGSEGATMNRWLIPAGQNMVNVLLNLLVNAIEAVGTGGNVQLEFDTVDQPPTSARWRVRDDGPGPSPEIAASMFEPFASTKPEGVGLGLAMCQQIVQSLGGTIGWSREGDQTVFEVMVPLENLHVPS, from the coding sequence GTGCCCAACGCGATCCATTGGTCGAAGCTGGCTCGACCACAATCGATCCTCCGGCAATTCCTCATTCCGATCTTGCTCGCCGTCCTCCTCACCGGAGTCGGGGTGGCGAGCGTCTCCAAATGGGCCGCGGATCGAGCTTCTAGACAAAGCTCGGCAACCAGAATGCGGAACATGGGTGAGTTGATCGTCCAAGCTCCGTTTCCCAAAACGGGAAACGTGCTCGAGCAACTCCATGACCTTACCGGATTGGAGTTTGCTTGGTTTCGATCCGACCCTTCTTCCCCCAAGGAGGGCGACAAGGGGGATGCGTGGATTCTCTTGGAATCCACCCTTGTATTGGAATCCGACGATGAGGCTTGGGTTCGCAAATCACTGCGCTCGCCGATCCGAGTCGGAATGCCGTCTCACAGCAACCGCTTTCTCTGCGAAGGAACATTAACGGGGGAATCGGTGAGGCTCCTTACGGTCGCCACCTATTCGGAGCGCCTGCTCGTCATCGAACCGGCTCGACAAAGGGGGGATGGATGGATGATATTTGCCCTGCCCCTTATCACAGGTCTCCTGTCATCGATCGGTATCGCGATCGTCGCAGCGTGGACCGCCAGCCGCCTTTCCGATCGCATTGAAGATCTCCGGTCGGAGGTTGCAGGCATCGCGGAAGGAGAATTTGAACATCCTCCCGCAACGGGGCCGGAAGACGACATATGGATGTTGCAGACGTCGATCCATCGCATGGGAGAGCAATTGGAAGAATCTCAAAACCAGATCGCGCGCAATGAACGCTCGCGATTGATCCACATGCTAGGGAGCGGACTGGCTCATGAGTTGCGGAATCATCTGACCGGCGCTCGATTGGCCCTGCAAACGATTTCCACCGAAGACCCCAACCATGAAACGCTGGGGATCGCCCTTAAGCAATTGGACTTGGCGGAGTCGCAGATCAAACGTTTGCTGGCCGTTCGCTCTCCCGCGGGCGGTTTGTCCTCCGGGCCGATGGCGGTCGAAGAAATCAATCGCACGGTAGCGGAATTGGTTGGACCCATGGCGATGCACCGGTACGTCTCGCTGGACGTTTTTCCGCCGTTCGATGACAACGGATCGGAAGGAGCTACGATGAATCGCTGGCTCATCCCTGCGGGGCAAAACATGGTCAATGTCCTCTTGAATCTGCTGGTCAATGCCATCGAAGCGGTCGGGACGGGTGGAAACGTCCAATTGGAGTTCGACACCGTCGACCAACCCCCCACCAGCGCACGCTGGAGGGTCCGTGACGATGGACCCGGACCAAGCCCCGAGATCGCGGCTTCCATGTTCGAACCTTTCGCCTCCACGAAACCGGAAGGAGTTGGGCTCGGACTAGCGATGTGTCAGCAGATTGTTCAGTCCCTCGGGGGAACGATTGGATGGTCGCGCGAGGGTGATCAAACTGTATTCGAAGTCATGGTTCCGCTAGAAAACCTTCATGTCCCTTCCTGA
- the cmk gene encoding (d)CMP kinase, which yields MIVTIDGPAGAGKSSIAKRLADALGFEFLDTGAMYRAVTLFCLDHQIDLTDAEAVARIANSSDIQFDGARVLLNGKDVSREIREPRVTEAIKEVADNTAVRACMVAAQVRWAEGKNAVTEGRDQGTVAFPAAECKIFLTASPEVRAERRFLQLQEKNLPGDLDTILRSQIERDEHDRSRPVGALVKAEDAIPVDTDSLTEDQVLERLIEIVCQRCDAHHVSRPVLRDRASSDFCDCETSTTR from the coding sequence ATGATAGTCACAATCGACGGCCCGGCGGGAGCCGGCAAAAGCTCGATTGCCAAGCGGCTTGCGGATGCTCTCGGTTTTGAGTTTCTCGATACAGGGGCGATGTACCGTGCGGTAACCCTCTTTTGCTTGGACCACCAAATCGATTTGACCGATGCCGAGGCCGTCGCACGAATTGCCAATTCCTCCGATATCCAGTTCGATGGGGCGCGGGTATTGCTCAACGGCAAAGATGTTAGCCGTGAGATTCGCGAACCGCGTGTCACGGAGGCGATCAAAGAAGTGGCCGACAACACGGCCGTGCGGGCTTGTATGGTGGCCGCACAGGTGCGATGGGCAGAGGGGAAGAACGCGGTGACGGAGGGACGCGACCAGGGAACGGTGGCTTTTCCTGCCGCGGAGTGCAAGATCTTTCTGACGGCTTCCCCCGAGGTCCGCGCCGAACGCCGCTTTTTACAACTGCAGGAAAAAAACCTTCCAGGCGACCTGGATACCATCCTCCGCTCCCAAATCGAGCGAGACGAACACGATCGTTCGCGACCTGTGGGGGCGCTCGTGAAAGCGGAAGACGCGATCCCAGTCGACACCGATTCCCTGACGGAAGATCAAGTGTTAGAGCGGTTGATCGAGATTGTATGCCAACGGTGCGACGCCCATCACGTGAGCCGTCCAGTCTTGCGAGATCGAGCGTCAAGCGACTTCTGCGATTGCGAGACGTCGACAACACGCTAG
- a CDS encoding Gfo/Idh/MocA family protein, which yields MTTSRNTSRRSFLQTTSVAACSGFFVGAAGASRALYSPNERPVFATIGLRNQGWTITDKSTKYADFAAFADVDANVLGAINEKLKNKTGKAAEGYKDYRQILDRKDIDAVMIATPDHWHTKITVEAMLAGKDVYCEKPLTLTIEEGKLIEKVVKQTGRICQVGTMQRTEFDNRFLTAVALVRSGRIGEIKKVTCGINGATGSPELPAIDVPEGLDWDMWLGPAPKVAYRALPEIRKGYGGGVPLYTNCHYAWRNWYEYSGGQMNDWGAHHVDIATWALGAAESGPNKITPVSFSLPVEYENGNPKVADRYNSPTKFEILVNMPGDIPMVITSEGDNGILFEGTKGRFFVNRGKITGKPIEELESNPLPEGAIQEVYGGPVSENHTDNFIASMRSRKQPIADVWTHNRMLETCHLANIAIRLGRELTWDPVKREIVGDEQANAFLKRESRKGYETKV from the coding sequence ATGACCACTTCCAGGAATACCAGTCGTCGCAGTTTCCTGCAGACCACGTCCGTCGCCGCTTGCTCGGGGTTCTTCGTTGGAGCTGCCGGCGCCTCCCGAGCTCTGTATTCTCCCAATGAACGCCCCGTCTTCGCCACGATCGGGCTCAGGAATCAAGGCTGGACGATCACCGACAAGTCGACCAAGTACGCCGACTTCGCAGCCTTCGCCGATGTCGATGCCAATGTGCTCGGGGCTATCAACGAGAAACTCAAAAACAAAACGGGCAAGGCTGCGGAGGGTTACAAAGACTATCGTCAGATCCTCGATCGCAAAGATATCGATGCAGTGATGATTGCCACGCCCGACCATTGGCACACCAAGATCACCGTCGAAGCAATGCTCGCAGGTAAAGACGTCTATTGCGAAAAGCCGCTGACGTTGACCATCGAAGAAGGGAAGCTCATCGAAAAGGTGGTGAAGCAAACCGGACGGATTTGCCAAGTGGGTACGATGCAGCGCACCGAATTCGACAATCGCTTCCTCACCGCGGTCGCCCTAGTTCGAAGCGGTAGAATCGGCGAAATCAAGAAAGTAACCTGCGGCATCAACGGTGCCACCGGATCACCGGAGCTTCCTGCTATCGATGTTCCAGAGGGACTAGATTGGGACATGTGGCTCGGGCCTGCTCCCAAAGTCGCGTACCGCGCACTCCCCGAGATTCGCAAGGGTTACGGTGGAGGCGTTCCCCTCTACACCAACTGCCACTACGCGTGGCGCAACTGGTATGAATACTCCGGCGGTCAAATGAATGACTGGGGAGCCCACCACGTCGATATCGCAACTTGGGCACTCGGTGCCGCAGAATCGGGCCCGAACAAGATCACACCGGTCAGCTTCTCCCTTCCCGTCGAATACGAGAATGGAAATCCCAAAGTTGCCGATCGGTATAACTCGCCGACCAAGTTCGAGATTCTCGTCAATATGCCTGGGGATATCCCGATGGTCATCACCAGCGAAGGAGATAACGGGATTCTCTTCGAAGGAACGAAAGGCCGATTCTTCGTCAACCGCGGGAAAATTACCGGCAAACCTATCGAGGAACTGGAAAGCAATCCCCTTCCAGAAGGCGCGATCCAGGAGGTATATGGCGGACCCGTGAGCGAGAACCATACGGATAACTTCATTGCATCCATGCGATCTCGCAAACAGCCGATTGCGGATGTTTGGACCCACAATCGGATGCTCGAAACTTGCCATCTCGCCAACATCGCGATCCGCTTGGGCCGCGAACTTACATGGGATCCTGTCAAGCGTGAGATCGTTGGCGATGAGCAAGCCAACGCATTCCTCAAGCGAGAGAGTCGCAAGGGATACGAAACCAAGGTCTAA
- a CDS encoding 2-hydroxyacid dehydrogenase, translating into MDVAVFDTKVYDREHLLGAIHDDRLHWRFHDFRLSLETAQAAQRCEAICIFVNDRCDREVLDRLRHQGVRIIALRCAGFNNVDLNAAKDFGIAVVRVPAYSPHAVAEHTVGLLLAVNRKLHRAYNRVREQNFALHGLVGFDIAGKTVGIVGTGRIGKVTAQILRGFDAKVIAFDEYPDRDWAERSGVEYVDKDSLFRQSDILSLHVPLTDTTYHLLDATSLGWTKPGVTIVNTSRGKLIDTSALIQFLKSGHIGSVALDVYEEEEGVFFEDLSGKILQDDELALLLTFPNVLMTAHQAFLTREALSEIARVTSENLLAFGNKIAFLPGTQLV; encoded by the coding sequence ATGGATGTTGCTGTTTTCGATACCAAGGTCTACGACCGTGAGCACTTGCTCGGTGCTATACACGATGACCGCCTCCACTGGCGATTCCACGATTTTCGTTTGTCCCTTGAGACAGCCCAGGCGGCACAACGATGCGAGGCGATCTGCATCTTCGTCAATGATCGATGCGACCGAGAGGTCTTGGACCGACTTCGCCACCAAGGAGTTCGGATCATCGCCCTGCGATGCGCCGGGTTCAACAATGTCGACTTGAACGCCGCCAAGGACTTCGGGATTGCGGTTGTGCGAGTCCCTGCCTACTCACCCCACGCTGTGGCGGAACACACCGTGGGGCTGCTGCTCGCAGTGAACAGAAAGTTGCACCGAGCCTATAATCGGGTCCGCGAACAGAATTTTGCATTGCACGGTTTGGTGGGATTTGACATTGCTGGGAAGACAGTGGGGATCGTTGGAACGGGGCGCATCGGCAAAGTGACGGCCCAGATCCTTCGGGGATTCGATGCCAAGGTGATCGCCTTTGATGAATATCCGGATCGCGATTGGGCAGAGCGAAGCGGTGTGGAATACGTCGATAAGGACTCGCTGTTCCGTCAGAGCGATATCCTCTCACTGCATGTCCCCCTCACCGACACGACGTATCACCTGCTCGATGCGACCTCACTGGGATGGACCAAACCAGGCGTGACGATCGTGAACACCTCGCGTGGGAAACTCATCGATACAAGTGCTCTGATTCAATTTCTCAAGTCCGGGCATATTGGTAGCGTTGCGTTGGATGTGTACGAAGAAGAGGAAGGGGTCTTTTTTGAAGACCTGTCCGGCAAAATCCTTCAGGACGACGAGCTGGCGTTGTTGTTGACCTTTCCCAACGTTCTGATGACGGCTCATCAAGCTTTCTTGACCCGCGAGGCCTTGTCCGAAATCGCGCGCGTCACGTCCGAAAATCTCCTCGCCTTTGGGAACAAGATCGCGTTCCTCCCCGGTACCCAACTCGTCTGA
- a CDS encoding sigma-54-dependent transcriptional regulator: protein MSLPEQINAPTPVVWIVDDEPAICWSLRKAIEAQGLRTSVFSNAESAIESLADSQLPCDVLVTDIRLPKKDGFSVAEASYQHRPHVPIILMTAFGDLETAVKAMRAKVFEYLVKPFDLKDALQAIDKAIAERNKPVVAVDFSLSIPEALLLGRSPRIQQVYRQIALAAGSEQPVLITGPEGAPLESVASAIHRNSDRALQPFLSVLPSTISLSALEREFVGCAFLETSKDSIKSTTLKTGLLGLVGEGTLFIEEVADLPRSVQLQLLRVLDQGCYLPFDSPQTHPFRGHVIVSSTRELRDLVELGEFDPHLERRLQVLRIQVPTLGSRKEDALEIADALAARCRVEGMRIEADGRAWILEQEWLGDVRQLRNTVERAAIASHGNALNAEDLRKAATGLDARNIPRMTGSSQFEVELANAVRHWLLDHLSQHEGTNSEEEFGMLYDEFLAVVEPPLLRELFHRLQFNRAATAAKLGLHRSTLRQKMRKYEID, encoded by the coding sequence ATGTCCCTTCCTGAACAAATCAATGCACCGACCCCGGTCGTCTGGATCGTAGACGATGAGCCTGCCATCTGCTGGTCGTTGCGCAAAGCGATCGAGGCCCAAGGATTGCGAACGAGCGTTTTTTCCAATGCCGAAAGCGCGATCGAATCGTTGGCGGATAGTCAGTTGCCCTGCGATGTTTTGGTCACGGACATTCGGCTTCCTAAGAAAGATGGGTTTTCGGTCGCGGAGGCTTCGTATCAGCATCGTCCACATGTTCCGATCATCTTGATGACAGCGTTCGGAGATCTCGAAACGGCGGTCAAAGCGATGAGGGCCAAGGTTTTCGAATACCTTGTCAAACCGTTCGACCTAAAGGACGCGTTGCAAGCGATTGATAAAGCGATTGCGGAACGAAACAAACCAGTCGTGGCTGTCGATTTTTCGTTGTCGATCCCCGAGGCGTTGCTTCTCGGACGGTCCCCCCGCATTCAGCAGGTCTACCGCCAGATCGCCTTGGCAGCTGGTAGCGAGCAACCGGTTCTCATCACCGGTCCTGAGGGTGCGCCCCTGGAGTCTGTTGCCTCGGCCATCCATCGCAATAGCGATCGGGCCCTCCAACCGTTCCTTTCGGTCTTGCCATCGACGATATCGTTGTCCGCCTTGGAACGCGAGTTCGTCGGATGTGCGTTTCTCGAAACCTCGAAAGACTCCATCAAATCGACGACGCTCAAAACCGGGCTCCTCGGGCTTGTGGGGGAAGGGACGCTCTTCATCGAGGAAGTCGCCGACTTGCCGCGGAGTGTGCAACTGCAATTGTTGCGAGTTCTGGATCAGGGGTGTTATCTACCATTCGATTCCCCGCAGACTCATCCGTTTCGGGGCCACGTGATCGTCTCCTCCACGCGAGAATTAAGAGACTTGGTGGAGCTCGGTGAGTTTGATCCTCACTTGGAACGCCGGTTACAAGTTTTGCGAATCCAAGTTCCTACGCTGGGGAGTCGCAAAGAAGACGCTCTGGAGATCGCCGACGCCTTGGCAGCGCGATGCCGTGTCGAAGGGATGCGAATCGAAGCGGACGGTAGGGCTTGGATATTGGAACAGGAGTGGCTGGGGGATGTGCGGCAGCTTCGCAACACGGTCGAGCGAGCCGCCATCGCATCGCATGGAAACGCTTTGAATGCGGAGGACTTGCGAAAAGCCGCAACGGGGCTAGACGCTCGCAACATCCCGCGAATGACGGGTTCCAGCCAGTTCGAGGTGGAGCTGGCCAATGCGGTCCGTCACTGGTTGTTGGATCATCTCAGCCAGCACGAAGGAACCAACAGCGAGGAAGAGTTTGGAATGCTCTACGACGAATTTCTCGCCGTTGTGGAGCCTCCTCTCCTGAGAGAGCTCTTCCATCGCCTTCAGTTCAACCGAGCGGCCACGGCGGCCAAACTCGGTCTGCACCGATCGACGCTTCGCCAAAAAATGCGAAAGTACGAGATCGACTGA
- the sppA gene encoding signal peptide peptidase SppA — protein MRISIAAPVRSVAILGLLALISLVLPEIDSRSQSAWLKPLTLTGQSVAAPLAWQEGNPPAAPKQEDAPPTKAEAEKSTEKPDAKPADESKPADESKPTEKETEKPTERKVTPKEKPAAKLQLRWLSLSGSYEDIATPGGIDPTELLLGGSLSKPKSFFKLCDYLDEMAAEENLVWVLFDLSDSNLSFNTAQLDELSRRLERFKAKGKKTIAWLENAANVHLAIASQCDEVFLADFGSVDMPSSSMNTLFYREAMDLVGVKASVVRAGDFKGAVEPYMNPMMSEHLKDHYLKMLESINASQVSRIAKGRGITTAAVRELQKKRMLLPADALAAGLVDKLAPYGSMKKTVTELVGSEFEWTRPKAKPKREMSLFELIGKSMAGPKESATKLREDSIVVLHLQGAIVDGKSASPGSIVSGPMVRAIEELMQDDKVKGVVVRINSPGGSATASEAIRQSLAELAKKKPVIFSMGSVAASGGYWVTCIGEPIYAERGTITGSIGVFSLKLSFGSLMRRVGIHVESVALDPTASSDAVDRVWSDEEIANMQRFIDAVYDKFLVYASESRKLPVDKLKELAGGRVWSGEQAKQAGLIDEIGGLDDCVAVVSKKAQVAKYKVVHRPDAPSGMSLLDLLSDGEDDAEIAAPIVRDMESKLDQTLSGLGFRLDTLRTLLRYSQPRGRSMPTIWAMMPDELSVK, from the coding sequence ATGCGTATTTCCATTGCGGCACCCGTTCGCTCCGTGGCGATTCTGGGACTGCTCGCCCTCATTTCCCTTGTTCTCCCCGAAATCGACAGCAGGTCCCAATCGGCTTGGCTGAAACCCCTTACTCTGACGGGGCAATCCGTTGCCGCCCCGCTGGCTTGGCAAGAAGGAAATCCACCCGCCGCCCCCAAGCAGGAGGATGCTCCCCCGACGAAAGCGGAGGCGGAGAAATCGACCGAAAAGCCCGATGCGAAACCGGCCGATGAGTCCAAGCCGGCTGATGAGTCTAAGCCGACCGAAAAGGAAACCGAAAAACCGACCGAACGAAAAGTTACGCCAAAGGAAAAACCGGCCGCTAAGTTGCAGCTTCGATGGCTTTCCCTCAGCGGTAGTTACGAAGACATTGCGACGCCAGGGGGAATCGATCCCACGGAATTGCTTCTCGGTGGCTCGTTGAGCAAACCCAAATCGTTCTTCAAGCTCTGCGACTACTTAGATGAAATGGCTGCCGAGGAAAATCTCGTGTGGGTCCTGTTCGATCTTTCCGATTCCAATCTTTCCTTCAACACCGCTCAGCTCGACGAACTTTCTCGCCGTCTCGAGCGATTCAAAGCGAAGGGAAAAAAGACGATCGCGTGGCTGGAAAACGCAGCCAACGTCCATCTCGCCATCGCGTCCCAATGCGATGAAGTCTTCCTCGCCGATTTCGGTTCTGTCGATATGCCCTCCTCCTCCATGAATACCTTGTTCTACCGCGAAGCGATGGATCTGGTGGGTGTCAAAGCCTCCGTGGTGCGAGCCGGAGATTTCAAGGGGGCTGTCGAACCCTACATGAACCCTATGATGAGCGAGCACTTGAAAGATCATTACTTGAAGATGTTGGAATCGATCAACGCTTCCCAAGTTTCCCGTATCGCGAAGGGGCGGGGAATCACGACCGCCGCCGTCCGAGAACTTCAGAAAAAACGCATGCTGCTACCTGCCGACGCGCTCGCCGCAGGATTGGTCGACAAACTCGCCCCCTACGGTTCGATGAAGAAAACCGTTACGGAATTAGTCGGCTCCGAATTCGAATGGACCCGTCCCAAAGCCAAGCCGAAACGGGAAATGTCCCTTTTCGAGTTGATTGGCAAGTCGATGGCAGGACCCAAGGAATCGGCGACCAAACTTCGCGAAGATTCGATCGTCGTCCTCCATCTGCAAGGAGCGATTGTGGATGGCAAGTCCGCATCCCCGGGCTCGATCGTGTCGGGACCCATGGTGAGAGCGATCGAAGAGCTGATGCAAGACGACAAAGTCAAAGGTGTCGTGGTACGGATCAACTCGCCTGGTGGAAGCGCGACCGCGAGCGAAGCCATTCGCCAATCGCTCGCTGAATTGGCCAAAAAGAAACCCGTGATCTTCTCGATGGGTAGCGTGGCCGCGTCGGGTGGATATTGGGTAACTTGCATCGGTGAACCGATCTATGCCGAGCGCGGTACCATCACCGGATCGATCGGCGTCTTCTCGCTGAAACTGAGCTTTGGTTCGCTCATGCGACGGGTGGGCATCCATGTCGAATCCGTAGCGCTCGACCCCACCGCATCCTCCGATGCGGTCGATCGAGTCTGGTCGGACGAAGAAATCGCCAACATGCAACGATTCATCGATGCGGTTTACGATAAGTTTCTCGTCTACGCGAGTGAGTCTCGCAAACTCCCCGTCGACAAACTGAAGGAACTGGCTGGGGGACGCGTCTGGTCGGGAGAGCAAGCGAAACAAGCGGGACTGATCGATGAAATCGGAGGGCTCGATGACTGCGTTGCCGTCGTCTCGAAGAAGGCGCAAGTCGCGAAATACAAAGTCGTGCACCGTCCCGATGCCCCGTCCGGCATGAGTCTCCTCGATCTCTTGAGCGATGGAGAGGATGACGCAGAGATCGCCGCGCCGATCGTCCGCGACATGGAATCGAAGCTGGATCAAACGCTAAGCGGTCTGGGCTTCCGACTCGATACCCTCCGAACGCTGCTTCGTTATTCCCAACCTCGCGGCCGCTCGATGCCAACGATTTGGGCGATGATGCCCGACGAACTCTCGGTGAAGTAG
- a CDS encoding lysophospholipid acyltransferase family protein: MAKNQSWIGTLQIGFRRLFYRWLRFVARMSASLLFSFRSEGQHYLDFEGGGMILSTHQSMMDPVLVGMVANRRLNYLARKTLFHNPLFAFLIRTLDAIELDRDRGGLSGLKEMLKRLKNGEFVLMFPEGTRTLDGFIGPLKPGFIPIARRSEVPLVPVAIVGAYDCLPRGTKLPTRRPIAVVFGEPIPSALYMEWDDTQLLAELTTKLLALHARARELTHAQES, from the coding sequence GTGGCGAAGAATCAGAGCTGGATCGGGACCCTTCAAATAGGATTTCGAAGGTTGTTTTACCGATGGTTACGATTTGTAGCCCGCATGTCGGCGTCCCTCCTTTTTTCGTTTCGAAGCGAAGGTCAGCACTACTTGGATTTCGAAGGAGGGGGCATGATCCTCTCTACGCATCAATCCATGATGGATCCGGTCTTAGTAGGCATGGTCGCCAACCGTCGCTTGAATTATTTGGCCCGCAAGACACTTTTTCACAATCCCCTTTTCGCCTTTTTGATTCGTACGTTGGATGCGATCGAGTTGGATCGGGATCGCGGCGGCTTGAGCGGTCTCAAGGAGATGCTCAAGCGATTGAAGAATGGGGAGTTCGTTTTGATGTTTCCCGAAGGAACCCGAACGTTGGACGGTTTCATCGGTCCGTTGAAACCTGGGTTCATTCCCATTGCGAGGCGTTCGGAAGTCCCGCTCGTCCCGGTCGCCATTGTCGGTGCCTATGATTGTCTTCCCCGCGGTACGAAGCTGCCGACGCGGCGTCCGATTGCAGTGGTCTTCGGAGAACCGATTCCATCCGCTCTTTACATGGAGTGGGACGACACTCAACTACTGGCTGAGCTCACCACCAAACTCTTAGCACTTCATGCACGTGCACGCGAGTTGACCCATGCCCAAGAATCTTGA
- a CDS encoding proteasome accessory factor PafA2 family protein, whose protein sequence is METEYAIMHWGSAPKVPFDFHRFIASVKRTTPAVPSLRNGLRYFLANGGSFSLENGSSPDFRRVLLESATAECTSPLQLLESQWGIRDLAVSAVEDSCPNENICLVQGNHDGHGHTYGQHESYDVRIAQGGWLLGWRLGVLFLLPWVLAYRFLAAVWILWIVLLAKGEGSLRWMTLRRTTRQDGPDSDSRSPEGTHYIATRWLMLCAQGLRVLHSPLAWLLWCNIQLFALRPYRRQLGAFFASRCILDGSGCVDDEGRFSVSARGQQINCMIGFGGYSRSRPIFRCDNWLRQLCFGSPFSIKGFLGLLRQRQRVEIAVGDSGICQVSQYIRVGSTALVLDLVEQNPAAILPRLRSPVQSLQRFTKDWMLLAKVSDTSDSQWQASEIQNAYASQVRTMLEQSNNVPNEAWKILHHWQSTLNYLDLSDDTSAPSKELVGRIDWITKLWLLDQLEKPASVDARRKLDLRYHELTSEGYGLRIQSVLGGPVLARPDRVERAKFNPPDCVAPQQRAYYIREFGGDSAKLAMDWNEIRFSIDGKWKTIRLQR, encoded by the coding sequence ATGGAAACCGAGTACGCGATCATGCATTGGGGGAGCGCACCCAAAGTTCCCTTCGATTTTCATCGATTCATCGCCTCGGTGAAACGGACCACCCCGGCCGTCCCGAGCTTGCGAAATGGACTCCGGTATTTCCTCGCAAACGGTGGAAGCTTTTCCCTTGAAAATGGGTCTTCTCCGGATTTCCGCCGCGTCCTGCTCGAGTCAGCGACTGCAGAGTGCACCAGCCCACTCCAATTGCTCGAGTCGCAATGGGGAATCCGAGACTTGGCCGTCTCGGCGGTCGAGGATAGTTGCCCGAACGAGAACATCTGTTTGGTGCAGGGGAATCACGACGGGCACGGGCACACGTATGGCCAGCATGAATCCTACGATGTCCGCATTGCTCAAGGAGGCTGGCTGCTCGGATGGCGGTTGGGCGTCCTTTTTCTTTTGCCCTGGGTTCTGGCCTATCGATTTCTGGCCGCCGTTTGGATTCTTTGGATCGTGCTCTTGGCTAAGGGGGAAGGCTCGCTCCGGTGGATGACGCTCCGTCGGACAACTCGCCAAGACGGTCCGGATTCTGATTCTCGAAGCCCGGAAGGGACGCACTATATTGCCACCCGATGGCTAATGCTGTGCGCTCAGGGATTGCGCGTACTACATAGTCCACTCGCCTGGCTACTTTGGTGCAACATTCAGCTCTTTGCGTTGCGTCCCTACCGTAGGCAGCTCGGTGCCTTTTTCGCGAGCCGCTGCATTTTGGACGGAAGCGGTTGTGTTGACGACGAAGGACGGTTCAGCGTCAGTGCTCGGGGGCAGCAGATCAATTGCATGATTGGCTTCGGCGGGTACAGCCGCAGTCGACCTATCTTTCGGTGCGACAATTGGCTCCGACAACTCTGCTTTGGAAGCCCATTCTCGATCAAGGGATTTTTGGGGCTTCTCCGGCAAAGGCAGCGAGTTGAAATCGCGGTAGGGGATTCGGGCATATGCCAAGTGTCCCAGTATATTCGCGTGGGAAGCACGGCCCTGGTCTTGGATTTGGTGGAACAAAACCCAGCTGCTATCCTTCCTCGCCTCCGGTCACCCGTCCAATCCCTGCAGCGATTCACGAAGGATTGGATGCTCCTCGCCAAGGTTTCCGATACCAGCGATTCGCAATGGCAAGCTTCCGAGATTCAAAATGCGTACGCTTCCCAAGTAAGAACCATGTTGGAGCAATCGAACAATGTTCCGAATGAAGCCTGGAAGATTCTTCATCATTGGCAATCCACCCTCAACTATTTGGACTTGTCCGACGATACCAGTGCTCCATCCAAGGAGCTTGTTGGTCGCATCGATTGGATTACCAAGCTCTGGCTGCTCGACCAATTGGAAAAACCTGCATCGGTCGATGCACGCCGCAAGCTCGATTTGCGTTATCACGAACTTACGTCGGAAGGCTACGGGTTGAGAATACAAAGTGTGCTCGGTGGTCCCGTGCTCGCGCGCCCAGATCGTGTCGAGCGCGCGAAATTCAACCCACCCGATTGCGTGGCCCCCCAACAAAGGGCCTATTACATTCGAGAGTTCGGAGGCGATTCTGCAAAGCTGGCGATGGATTGGAACGAAATTCGCTTTTCTATCGATGGCAAGTGGAAAACGATTCGCTTGCAACGTTAG